Proteins encoded within one genomic window of Nordella sp. HKS 07:
- a CDS encoding mandelate racemase/muconate lactonizing enzyme family protein: MKIQSVDCLGLFGKSPKGGWSNEIRPEDSVHALVVIKTDEGHVGIGSVFTDARLVEAALGVLRPLLIGESVEPMRVAEKLHQNTFWMGRGGSLTHAISGIDIALWDIFGKVTGQPIGRLLGGRYRDKVKAYASILMEMPDLMRERTAFYRAQGFRAIKIGWGPFGRRESRKLDEEIVRAAREGAGDDCLLMVDAGASDAFWPNGLNWAVNTAQMLKDYDVRWFEEALVPDALEDFKQLRQRSPVPIATGECITRRQNYLPWFESRALDIVQPDVTKVGGISEQIQIARLANEFGIQYIGHGWNTAVGLAADLQIAAAIPTAELVEYIGGSPYVDDITEGGWRLDEDGMLAIPDAPGLGIKLDHGALRELTRNADAVLG; the protein is encoded by the coding sequence ATGAAGATCCAATCCGTCGACTGTCTCGGCCTTTTCGGCAAATCGCCCAAAGGTGGATGGAGCAATGAGATCCGGCCTGAGGATTCTGTGCATGCGCTGGTGGTCATCAAGACCGACGAAGGCCATGTCGGCATCGGCAGCGTCTTCACCGATGCGCGCCTTGTCGAAGCGGCGCTCGGCGTGCTGCGCCCGCTCCTCATCGGCGAGAGCGTCGAGCCGATGCGGGTCGCTGAGAAACTGCATCAGAATACCTTCTGGATGGGCCGCGGCGGCAGCCTCACCCATGCGATTTCAGGCATCGACATCGCGCTCTGGGACATTTTCGGCAAGGTGACGGGCCAGCCGATCGGCCGCCTGCTCGGCGGACGCTATCGCGACAAAGTGAAGGCCTATGCCTCGATCCTCATGGAAATGCCCGATCTGATGCGAGAGCGCACCGCTTTCTATCGCGCGCAGGGTTTCCGCGCGATCAAGATCGGCTGGGGTCCGTTCGGCCGCCGCGAAAGCCGCAAGCTCGACGAAGAGATCGTGCGCGCGGCGCGCGAAGGTGCGGGCGATGACTGTCTGCTGATGGTCGATGCGGGAGCGAGCGACGCCTTCTGGCCCAATGGGCTCAACTGGGCCGTCAACACGGCCCAGATGCTCAAGGACTACGATGTGCGCTGGTTCGAGGAGGCGCTGGTACCGGACGCGCTCGAAGACTTCAAGCAGCTGCGCCAGAGGAGCCCGGTGCCGATCGCGACCGGCGAATGCATCACCCGAAGGCAAAACTACCTGCCCTGGTTCGAAAGCCGCGCCCTCGACATCGTGCAGCCGGACGTCACCAAGGTCGGCGGCATATCGGAGCAGATCCAGATCGCCCGCTTGGCCAATGAATTCGGCATCCAATATATCGGCCACGGCTGGAACACCGCGGTCGGCCTCGCCGCCGACCTGCAGATCGCGGCCGCCATCCCGACGGCGGAGCTCGTCGAATATATCGGCGGCTCTCCCTATGTCGATGACATCACCGAAGGGGGTTGGCGGCTCGATGAGGACGGCATGCTGGCCATTCCCGATGCGCCAGGCCTTGGCATCAAGCTTGATCACGGCGCCCTGCGCGAGCTTACCCGCAATGCCGACGCGGTCCTCGGATGA
- a CDS encoding GntR family transcriptional regulator: MVTYSKARPRKSPVKGWSPGASASPLSPIERSKTTADEVEERLIMAIAMGDKAAGERITEAELAQALSVSRVPAREAMQKLLLRGILVESEQRGLRVTDYGPERINELFELRFAIEKIIFQHVMRSGRSRAPLIGELEAIVGQMRKLSGSGDPVILGSIDLDFHRAVARHSGNVLAAKIWEGLAQHMLIIFCRDWINTKDRTGEVKLHEQLVEFVRNGSVKDIDDVLKKHFSDPASRTRSHKS, from the coding sequence ATGGTCACATATTCCAAGGCGCGCCCGCGCAAAAGCCCGGTCAAAGGCTGGTCCCCTGGCGCGTCGGCCTCGCCGCTTTCTCCCATCGAACGCAGTAAGACGACGGCGGACGAGGTCGAGGAACGCCTTATCATGGCCATTGCCATGGGCGACAAGGCGGCCGGCGAGCGCATCACCGAGGCCGAACTCGCCCAGGCCCTCAGTGTCAGCCGCGTTCCCGCCCGCGAGGCGATGCAGAAGCTCCTGCTGCGCGGCATTCTGGTGGAAAGCGAACAGCGGGGCCTGCGCGTCACCGACTATGGTCCCGAGCGGATCAATGAGCTGTTCGAGCTGCGCTTCGCGATCGAGAAGATCATCTTCCAGCATGTGATGCGGTCGGGCAGGAGCCGGGCGCCGCTCATCGGCGAGCTCGAGGCCATCGTCGGCCAGATGCGCAAGCTTTCGGGCTCCGGCGATCCGGTGATCCTGGGCTCGATCGACCTCGATTTCCACCGCGCGGTCGCGCGCCACTCCGGCAATGTGCTCGCCGCCAAGATCTGGGAAGGTCTCGCCCAGCACATGCTGATCATCTTCTGCCGCGACTGGATCAACACCAAGGACCGGACCGGCGAAGTCAAGCTCCACGAGCAACTCGTCGAATTCGTCCGCAACGGCTCGGTGAAAGACATAGACGATGTGCTGAAGAAGCACTTCTCCGATCCCGCTAGCCGGACCCGTTCGCACAAGAGCTGA
- a CDS encoding ParB-like protein: MQSHSRDPFVKPTRILDLRPTQITVGMREVADKRRRWRREHGKHAATFLGRHMIPIVMGPKQRPYVIDHHHLALALHQEGVEHVLTTVFADFGHLQKDAFWTVLGQRGLAHPFDATGKLRAFADIPVSLVDLVDDPYRSLAGALRRAGGYAKDALPFSEFMWADFLRRRIKLAVVDENFERALKQALTLARKPEANYLPGWCGPINED, translated from the coding sequence ATGCAAAGCCATAGCCGCGATCCCTTTGTCAAACCGACCCGGATCCTCGATCTGCGCCCGACACAGATCACCGTCGGCATGCGCGAGGTCGCCGACAAGCGCCGGCGCTGGCGCCGCGAGCATGGCAAGCACGCAGCGACGTTCCTCGGCCGCCATATGATCCCGATCGTCATGGGGCCGAAACAGCGGCCCTATGTGATCGATCACCATCACCTGGCGCTGGCGCTCCACCAGGAAGGTGTCGAGCATGTGCTGACCACCGTGTTTGCCGATTTCGGCCATTTGCAGAAGGATGCATTCTGGACGGTGCTGGGCCAGCGCGGCCTGGCGCACCCCTTCGACGCAACCGGAAAACTCCGCGCTTTTGCGGATATCCCCGTTTCCCTGGTCGACCTCGTCGATGATCCCTATCGCTCGCTTGCCGGGGCCCTGCGCCGCGCCGGCGGCTATGCCAAGGACGCCCTGCCCTTCAGCGAGTTCATGTGGGCGGATTTCCTGCGCCGACGCATCAAGCTGGCGGTGGTGGACGAGAATTTCGAACGCGCTCTCAAGCAGGCCCTCACCCTCGCCCGCAAGCCGGAGGCGAATTACCTGCCCGGCTGGTGCGGCCCGATCAACGAGGATTGA
- a CDS encoding STAS domain-containing protein yields the protein MHWAPIATSSGSEPAISSPRSAAHSPINASPPRTAVVAEAGGASQLAALAAAFIVLALALWGGALLAHVPQAALAGVLLFVAQRIFRLGDMARIAREAPLEFVLVALTAIAIVLLPIQAGVAIGIGLSLLHGVWMTTHTHPLELHRIPGTTVWWPAGASPHEETQEDVAVIGFQAPLLFANAETFKTGMIAAIDARRPQPQLVVLEASGIADIDFTAAQALIDVINHCKAAKIRFAIARLESVRAQSALERFGILAELGSGHLLHSVDEAVRALSSKG from the coding sequence ATGCACTGGGCACCAATCGCGACTTCATCGGGATCGGAGCCGGCAATCTCCTCTCCGCGCTCGGCGGCGCATTCCCCCATCAATGCCAGCCCGCCACGCACCGCGGTTGTGGCGGAAGCCGGCGGCGCCTCGCAGCTCGCCGCGCTGGCCGCCGCCTTCATCGTGCTCGCTCTGGCCCTGTGGGGCGGCGCTCTCCTTGCCCACGTGCCGCAGGCCGCCCTCGCCGGTGTTCTCCTCTTTGTCGCTCAGCGCATATTCCGCCTTGGCGACATGGCCCGGATCGCCCGCGAGGCGCCGCTCGAATTCGTGCTGGTGGCGCTCACCGCCATCGCCATCGTCCTGCTGCCGATCCAGGCGGGTGTGGCGATCGGCATCGGCCTATCGCTGCTCCATGGCGTGTGGATGACGACCCATACGCATCCGCTCGAGCTCCATCGGATCCCGGGCACGACCGTGTGGTGGCCGGCGGGAGCATCGCCGCATGAGGAAACACAGGAAGATGTAGCGGTCATCGGCTTCCAGGCGCCGCTGCTCTTCGCCAATGCCGAGACATTCAAGACCGGCATGATCGCAGCCATCGACGCCCGAAGGCCGCAGCCGCAGCTGGTCGTGCTCGAAGCGAGCGGCATCGCCGATATCGACTTCACGGCCGCGCAGGCGCTGATCGATGTCATCAACCATTGCAAGGCGGCAAAGATCCGCTTCGCCATCGCCCGGCTCGAATCGGTCCGCGCGCAATCGGCGCTCGAGCGCTTCGGCATTCTCGCCGAGCTCGGATCCGGCCATCTCCTGCATAGTGTCGATGAGGCCGTGAGGGCGCTCTCGTCCAAAGGATGA
- a CDS encoding Dps family protein, with protein MNPRDSKALRTAKLATPSDLKSNAVRDIAGALTMLLADAFALYLKTKNFHWHVSGPHFRDYHLLLDEQAAQIYAATDDMAERARKIGGTTLRSVGHIARLQRIKDNDADYVTPLDMLAELREDNQQMLTSLREVHDLCDEHNDVATASLIENWIDETERRIWFLFETTRAGESA; from the coding sequence ATGAACCCTCGCGATTCCAAGGCTTTGCGTACCGCCAAGCTTGCCACACCGAGCGATCTCAAATCCAATGCGGTGCGTGACATCGCCGGCGCGCTCACGATGCTGCTGGCGGATGCCTTCGCCCTCTATCTAAAGACCAAGAATTTCCATTGGCATGTCTCGGGGCCGCATTTCCGCGATTACCATCTGCTTCTCGACGAACAGGCGGCGCAGATCTACGCCGCCACCGACGACATGGCGGAGCGCGCCCGCAAGATCGGCGGCACGACCTTGCGCTCGGTCGGCCATATCGCCCGGCTGCAGCGCATCAAGGACAATGACGCGGATTATGTGACGCCACTCGACATGCTGGCGGAACTGCGCGAGGACAATCAGCAGATGCTGACCAGCCTGCGCGAGGTCCACGATCTGTGCGACGAACATAACGATGTCGCCACCGCCAGCCTGATCGAGAACTGGATCGACGAAACGGAACGGCGCATCTGGTTCCTGTTCGAGACGACACGAGCGGGCGAAAGCGCGTGA
- a CDS encoding phage tail sheath C-terminal domain-containing protein, giving the protein MRSVAGVATSTGAFIGTFRKGLVDEAVRLLSVADFEREYGGLERSSEASYAVQQFFLNGGTEAWVIRIGQPGPVAGPITAVTSAANGTLNSFGGAAIVKFTAGRRIRGESAENPGDWGNFLRLEVEHASSAADTLFNLFVSEVAISGNRTTVLQTESFLNLTMKPDTPNYAVDVVNQGSRLIQLTRASALNNATPPAANGTVGKDLAAAVPPIGDIKDISAILSVAAGSVPLSIPASAASGFVEWAAGFQAALRDAGAAASIPAELRAYFTGATVDIIGNGSATNPRRFVIRAGKGSQPFDPGAIFTFTGPDAASYGLSAPLSARAQQFLPTAGSGADGTIIDPASGTYLVPAASFRGNAGLKTGLYAIDDMDLVNIIAMPDVPRLGQASALSVYAEAITYAESRRSMIIIDIPEAVVSIDQMQTWLGVNESLRHPNSAVYYPRTFVPDPLNQNRQRSLAASGTIAGLWARTDTARGVWKAPAGTDARLRNVESLTYVMTDLENGTLNPLGVNCLRNFPIYSNICWGARTLDGADVLASDWKYIPVRRTTLFLEESLYRGTKWVVFEPNDEPLWSQIRLNLGAFMQDLFRQGAFQGSTPSEAYFVKCDGETTIQSDIDKGIVNIEVGFAPLKPAEFVIIKIQQIARATAE; this is encoded by the coding sequence GTGCGCTCCGTAGCCGGGGTCGCGACGTCGACAGGCGCGTTCATCGGAACCTTTCGAAAGGGCCTCGTCGACGAGGCGGTACGGCTGCTGAGCGTCGCCGATTTCGAGCGCGAATATGGCGGATTGGAGCGGTCGAGCGAGGCATCCTATGCGGTGCAGCAGTTTTTCCTCAATGGCGGCACCGAGGCTTGGGTGATCCGCATCGGCCAGCCGGGACCGGTGGCCGGACCGATTACCGCCGTCACGTCTGCGGCGAATGGCACGCTCAACAGTTTCGGCGGGGCGGCGATCGTGAAATTTACGGCCGGCCGCCGCATCCGCGGCGAGTCGGCCGAGAATCCGGGCGACTGGGGTAATTTTCTCAGGCTCGAGGTCGAGCATGCGAGTTCAGCCGCCGACACGCTGTTCAATCTTTTCGTCAGCGAAGTGGCGATTTCAGGCAACCGTACCACGGTGCTGCAGACCGAAAGCTTCCTCAATCTTACGATGAAGCCCGACACGCCGAACTATGCGGTCGATGTGGTCAATCAGGGATCGCGCCTCATTCAGCTTACGCGCGCGTCGGCCTTGAACAACGCAACACCGCCCGCCGCCAACGGCACGGTAGGCAAGGACCTGGCGGCGGCGGTGCCGCCCATTGGCGACATCAAGGACATTTCCGCGATCCTCAGCGTGGCGGCGGGCTCTGTGCCGCTTAGCATTCCCGCCTCGGCGGCAAGCGGCTTTGTCGAATGGGCCGCGGGCTTCCAGGCCGCCTTGCGCGATGCCGGTGCGGCCGCCTCGATCCCGGCGGAGCTGCGCGCCTATTTCACCGGCGCCACGGTCGATATCATCGGCAATGGGTCGGCGACCAATCCGCGCCGCTTCGTCATTCGGGCCGGCAAGGGCTCGCAGCCTTTCGACCCGGGCGCCATCTTCACCTTTACCGGACCCGACGCGGCCAGTTACGGTCTCTCGGCGCCTCTGTCGGCGCGCGCCCAGCAATTTCTCCCGACCGCCGGCAGCGGCGCCGACGGCACGATCATCGATCCGGCGAGTGGCACGTACCTGGTGCCTGCCGCCTCCTTCCGCGGCAATGCCGGCCTCAAGACCGGGCTCTACGCCATCGACGACATGGATCTCGTGAACATCATCGCGATGCCGGATGTGCCGCGTCTCGGTCAAGCGAGTGCGTTATCGGTCTATGCCGAGGCGATCACCTATGCCGAAAGCCGGCGCTCGATGATCATCATCGACATTCCCGAGGCGGTTGTTTCGATCGACCAGATGCAGACCTGGCTTGGCGTTAATGAATCGCTCCGGCATCCGAATTCCGCCGTATATTATCCGCGTACCTTCGTGCCCGATCCGCTTAACCAGAACCGCCAGCGATCACTGGCGGCGAGCGGCACGATCGCCGGCCTGTGGGCCAGGACGGACACGGCGCGTGGCGTATGGAAGGCGCCCGCCGGCACCGACGCCAGACTGCGCAATGTCGAGAGCCTCACCTACGTGATGACCGACCTCGAGAATGGCACGCTCAACCCGCTGGGCGTCAATTGCCTGCGCAACTTCCCGATCTACAGCAATATCTGCTGGGGGGCCCGTACTCTCGATGGCGCCGACGTGCTCGCCTCTGACTGGAAATATATCCCCGTGCGCCGCACGACGCTGTTCCTCGAAGAGAGCCTCTATCGCGGCACCAAATGGGTCGTGTTCGAGCCCAATGACGAGCCGCTCTGGTCTCAGATCCGGCTCAATCTCGGGGCCTTCATGCAGGATCTGTTCCGGCAGGGTGCCTTCCAGGGCTCGACCCCGAGCGAAGCCTATTTTGTCAAATGTGACGGCGAGACGACCATCCAGAGCGATATCGATAAGGGCATCGTCAATATCGAGGTGGGTTTCGCGCCGCTGAAGCCGGCCGAGTTCGTCATCATCAAGATCCAGCAGATCGCCCGCGCGACGGCCGAGTAG
- a CDS encoding phage tail protein: MAPFTVNARRFDPYKNFKFRVKWDGRYVAGISKVGALKHSTEVIEHREGGDPSTSRKSPGRTKFEAVTLERGVTHDLEFERWANKVWNFGAGPGSEVSLADFRKDVILDVFNEAGQKVLSYQLFRCWVSDFQALPDLDANANAIAIQTLKLENEGWLRDVAVTEPVEPSFTVPA, from the coding sequence ATGGCGCCCTTTACCGTCAATGCCCGCCGCTTCGATCCCTACAAGAACTTCAAGTTCCGGGTGAAATGGGATGGCCGTTATGTCGCCGGCATCAGCAAGGTCGGCGCGCTCAAGCACAGCACCGAGGTGATCGAGCACCGCGAGGGCGGCGACCCGTCGACCTCGCGCAAATCGCCCGGCCGCACCAAATTCGAGGCGGTCACATTGGAGCGCGGCGTCACCCATGATCTTGAATTCGAGCGCTGGGCCAACAAGGTCTGGAATTTCGGCGCCGGCCCCGGCTCTGAGGTCTCGCTCGCCGATTTTCGCAAGGATGTGATCCTCGATGTCTTCAACGAGGCCGGCCAGAAGGTGCTCTCCTATCAGCTGTTCCGCTGCTGGGTGTCGGACTTCCAGGCGCTGCCTGATCTCGACGCCAATGCCAACGCGATCGCGATCCAGACCCTGAAGCTCGAGAACGAAGGCTGGCTGCGCGATGTCGCGGTGACCGAGCCGGTCGAGCCGAGTTTCACGGTCCCGGCTTGA
- a CDS encoding DUF4255 domain-containing protein: MASHAAIAAVSRTLRTLLRDRMVTGAEITLAPPDVELAGVSGARVNLYLMQVIENAALKNQEIPGAGHPAAYGHPPLSLDLRYLMTTHSAVENQRDADLNAQTLLGDAMRVMNDFANGIDRLLIVNPVAGTPGDPILDPDLTNEFERLRFVLHPATLDDITKVWSAVSGTNFRRSVVYEIKVVQIETPLPRVSPKPVEIRRVHMSLRRRPVITDLYVSPVNPGDPLGEMRARIGEEITIVAERVAADRLYVRLGSLDPIRVALPGDGRIRITLPDASYPIDGDNPTTRPIPPIQQLQPGPLEVQLIAFHPGEGVEGGLGPGSAIATSRRYASDIRLMQLVPTVVDAIPPVGNAASLLRVTGERLWHPAARGAEVIVGDAAIPVRMPEPGDPWAAPTPTAVEVPIVVATDILDVSATPYPVAAQVDGARSRDVGVTFTLGP, encoded by the coding sequence ATGGCATCGCACGCCGCCATCGCTGCCGTCAGCCGTACGCTCCGCACCCTGCTGCGCGACCGCATGGTCACCGGCGCCGAGATCACGCTGGCGCCGCCGGATGTCGAGCTGGCGGGTGTCTCGGGCGCGCGCGTCAATCTCTATCTGATGCAGGTCATCGAGAATGCGGCGCTCAAGAACCAGGAGATCCCCGGAGCCGGGCATCCCGCTGCCTATGGTCATCCACCTTTGTCGCTCGACCTGCGTTATCTGATGACGACCCACAGCGCCGTCGAGAACCAGCGCGACGCCGATCTCAATGCGCAGACTCTCCTGGGCGACGCGATGCGCGTCATGAACGACTTCGCCAATGGCATAGACCGCCTGTTGATCGTCAATCCGGTGGCGGGTACCCCGGGCGATCCCATTCTCGATCCCGATCTCACAAACGAGTTCGAGCGTCTGCGCTTCGTGCTGCACCCGGCGACCCTCGATGACATAACCAAAGTCTGGTCCGCCGTTTCGGGCACCAACTTCCGCCGCTCGGTCGTCTATGAGATCAAGGTCGTCCAGATCGAGACGCCCTTGCCGCGGGTCAGTCCGAAGCCGGTCGAGATCCGCCGCGTGCATATGTCTTTGCGACGGCGTCCGGTCATCACCGACCTCTACGTCTCTCCCGTCAATCCCGGTGATCCTCTCGGTGAAATGCGGGCGCGCATCGGAGAGGAGATCACCATCGTCGCGGAGCGCGTGGCCGCCGATCGTCTCTATGTCCGCCTGGGCTCCCTCGATCCGATCCGCGTTGCACTGCCGGGCGACGGTCGCATCCGTATCACGCTGCCCGACGCGTCATATCCGATCGATGGCGACAATCCGACGACACGGCCGATTCCGCCGATCCAGCAACTGCAGCCGGGTCCGCTCGAGGTGCAGCTCATCGCCTTTCATCCAGGCGAAGGCGTGGAAGGCGGGCTTGGTCCGGGAAGCGCCATAGCCACGTCACGCCGCTACGCCTCCGATATCCGGCTCATGCAACTGGTCCCGACCGTCGTCGACGCCATACCGCCGGTGGGCAACGCCGCCTCGCTGCTGCGCGTCACGGGCGAACGCCTGTGGCATCCCGCTGCGCGCGGGGCGGAGGTAATCGTGGGCGACGCGGCGATCCCGGTGAGGATGCCTGAGCCGGGCGATCCCTGGGCCGCGCCGACGCCGACGGCGGTAGAAGTGCCGATCGTTGTGGCGACCGATATTCTCGATGTCTCGGCGACACCCTATCCGGTCGCCGCCCAGGTCGACGGCGCCCGCAGCCGCGATGTCGGCGTAACCTTCACCTTGGGGCCCTAG
- a CDS encoding ATP-binding protein, whose translation MARGKTMSRQQAKTADTRSWRERNDEIMHLGLAWISARLSGTGGEETARMAAAYQDARHRLREEENPPSIDRLSALFDLTPFDEDLLLLCHHAQLEGEPRPMTVQAAQALLGIGGFELATRAWDRLAPSAPLRRFRLIDGPDHTITAATPLLIDERVGRYLMGDDTLDRRISPLLIPVEGGPLLKRHRPLIGALAERLHQASRPLAMITGPKESGRRAAAMALARGFGLTLVEVKPRLLDAAPELMPILAREAILGRLALLIDIAQPDGQRLIEERFDGFTALTIAIADGRREFSFAVPMLRLDPLSDQDRLELWHEASGPHSPEARATMELIAQHFRFGPRLIGTVAREGGDLWRACREKASRELDELADRIIPNFGWDDIVLPPEVIHDLKAAVAQIRHSARVYGDHGMARKYPRGRGVSVLLSGPSGTGKTMAAEVVARDLDLDLFRVDLSRIVSKYIGETEKNLRAVFDAAETSGAVLFFDEADALFGKRSEVKDSHDRYANIEVSYLLQRMESYSGLAILATNMKNYFDPSFMRRIRYVIDIPFPDAEARRKIWRKAFPPELPCAALDFDMLARLDIAGGNISVIAINAAFLAAADGTPLGMQHIARAARAEYHKLDREFRSNLFGAASP comes from the coding sequence ATGGCGCGCGGCAAGACCATGTCCCGGCAACAGGCCAAGACGGCGGATACGCGGTCATGGCGGGAGCGCAATGATGAGATCATGCATCTTGGCCTTGCCTGGATAAGCGCCAGACTTTCCGGAACAGGCGGTGAGGAAACGGCGCGCATGGCCGCCGCCTATCAGGACGCCCGCCATCGCCTGCGCGAGGAGGAGAACCCACCCAGTATCGACCGTCTGTCGGCGCTCTTCGACCTTACTCCTTTCGATGAGGACCTCCTGCTGCTTTGCCATCATGCCCAACTTGAGGGCGAGCCCCGCCCGATGACGGTTCAGGCAGCACAGGCTCTGCTTGGCATCGGCGGCTTCGAACTGGCCACCAGAGCGTGGGATCGTCTCGCGCCTTCCGCCCCCTTGCGGCGCTTCCGGCTCATCGATGGCCCGGATCACACCATCACCGCGGCGACGCCCTTGCTGATCGATGAACGCGTCGGACGCTATCTTATGGGCGACGATACGCTCGACCGGCGCATATCCCCGCTGCTCATCCCCGTCGAGGGCGGGCCGCTGCTCAAGAGGCATCGGCCCTTGATCGGCGCTCTTGCCGAAAGGCTGCACCAGGCGTCGCGCCCCCTGGCGATGATCACGGGACCTAAGGAGAGCGGGCGCCGCGCCGCGGCAATGGCGCTGGCGCGTGGCTTCGGCCTCACTTTGGTCGAAGTGAAACCGAGACTGCTCGATGCGGCGCCCGAGCTCATGCCGATCCTGGCGCGCGAAGCCATCCTCGGCCGGCTGGCGCTTCTCATCGACATCGCCCAGCCGGATGGACAGCGGCTCATCGAGGAGCGCTTCGACGGCTTCACCGCCTTGACCATCGCCATCGCTGATGGGCGACGGGAGTTTTCATTCGCCGTGCCGATGCTGCGGCTCGATCCGTTGTCGGATCAGGACCGTCTCGAGCTCTGGCACGAAGCCTCTGGCCCACATTCGCCGGAGGCCCGTGCGACCATGGAGCTCATCGCCCAGCATTTCAGGTTTGGCCCGCGGCTTATCGGAACGGTTGCCAGGGAAGGCGGCGATCTCTGGCGGGCCTGCCGCGAGAAAGCGAGCCGCGAGCTCGATGAACTGGCCGATCGCATCATTCCGAATTTCGGCTGGGACGACATCGTCCTGCCGCCGGAAGTCATTCACGACCTGAAAGCCGCCGTCGCCCAGATCCGTCACTCTGCCAGGGTCTATGGCGACCATGGCATGGCGCGCAAATATCCGCGCGGCCGCGGCGTCTCGGTGCTTCTTTCGGGGCCCAGCGGCACCGGCAAGACCATGGCCGCCGAAGTCGTCGCCCGTGATCTCGATCTCGACCTTTTCCGGGTCGACCTGTCGCGCATCGTGTCGAAATATATCGGCGAGACGGAGAAGAACCTGCGCGCCGTCTTTGACGCGGCGGAGACGAGCGGAGCGGTGCTCTTTTTCGACGAGGCCGACGCGCTGTTCGGCAAGCGCAGCGAGGTCAAGGACAGCCATGACCGCTACGCCAACATAGAAGTGAGTTATCTGCTGCAGCGCATGGAGAGCTACAGCGGCCTGGCAATCCTCGCCACCAATATGAAGAACTATTTCGATCCGTCCTTTATGCGCCGGATCCGCTATGTGATCGACATTCCGTTCCCGGATGCCGAGGCGCGGCGAAAAATATGGCGGAAGGCCTTCCCGCCCGAACTTCCTTGCGCCGCGCTCGATTTCGACATGCTGGCGAGACTCGACATCGCCGGCGGTAATATTTCGGTCATTGCCATCAACGCGGCCTTCCTGGCGGCGGCCGATGGTACGCCGCTCGGCATGCAGCATATCGCGCGCGCGGCGCGCGCCGAATATCACAAGCTCGACCGCGAATTCAGGTCCAATCTGTTCGGAGCGGCGTCGCCATGA